In Ruminiclostridium papyrosolvens DSM 2782, the following proteins share a genomic window:
- the rpsD gene encoding 30S ribosomal protein S4 translates to MARYTDASCRLCRREGEKLFLKGERCYTDKCSVARRPYAPGQHGQAKKKMSEYGIQLREKAKVRRFYGVLEGQFSQYFEMASRRKGITGENLLQILETRLDNVVYRLGLGTSRPESRQLVTHGHFTINGKRVNIPSYLIKVGDVIAVADKSKSSPKVKSIREIAGGKVVPKWLEFNEENLVGKVVALPAREDIDLPIREHLIVELYSK, encoded by the coding sequence ATGGCAAGATATACTGATGCATCTTGCAGACTCTGCAGAAGAGAAGGCGAAAAGCTTTTTCTAAAGGGCGAGAGATGCTATACTGATAAATGTTCTGTAGCAAGAAGACCTTATGCACCTGGACAACACGGACAGGCTAAGAAGAAGATGTCGGAATACGGCATACAGCTTCGTGAAAAGGCAAAGGTTAGAAGATTTTATGGCGTTTTGGAAGGCCAATTCAGTCAATACTTTGAAATGGCATCAAGACGTAAGGGTATAACAGGTGAAAACCTGCTTCAAATCCTTGAAACAAGACTTGACAATGTAGTATACAGACTTGGACTGGGTACTTCAAGACCTGAATCAAGACAGTTAGTTACACATGGTCATTTCACAATAAATGGAAAGCGTGTTAATATACCTTCTTACCTTATAAAGGTTGGGGATGTTATAGCAGTAGCTGACAAGAGCAAGAGTTCACCAAAAGTTAAGTCAATTAGAGAGATTGCCGGTGGAAAAGTTGTTCCTAAATGGTTGGAATTTAATGAAGAAAATCTGGTAGGAAAAGTTGTTGCTCTTCCTGCAAGAGAAGATATTGATTTACCAATCAGAGAACACTTGATCGTAGAGTTGTACTCCAAGTAA
- a CDS encoding adenylate kinase: MRIILLGAPGAGKGTQAKIISEKLSIPHISTGDIFRANIKGNTPLGLKAKAFMDKGELVPDELTVEIVKDRLGNADCANGFILDGFPRTIPQAEYLDKVLLQMNINLDVALLINVKDEDIIERMSGRRVCTNCGATYNVVFNPTKEEGICDVCKSAVIQRADDAAETVLNRLETYHKQTQPLINYYEKAGKLKVAEGAGEVEETSRRVMKVLGI, translated from the coding sequence ATGAGGATCATATTATTAGGAGCTCCCGGAGCTGGAAAGGGAACTCAAGCAAAGATTATTTCTGAAAAACTTAGTATTCCGCATATTTCAACCGGTGATATTTTCAGAGCGAACATAAAGGGAAATACTCCTCTTGGACTAAAGGCAAAGGCATTTATGGATAAGGGAGAGTTGGTACCAGACGAACTGACTGTGGAAATAGTAAAGGACAGATTGGGAAATGCTGACTGTGCAAATGGATTTATTTTGGATGGTTTCCCAAGAACAATTCCTCAGGCTGAATACCTTGATAAGGTTTTGCTGCAAATGAACATTAATCTGGATGTTGCTCTTTTAATAAATGTAAAAGACGAAGATATTATTGAAAGAATGTCCGGAAGACGTGTATGTACAAACTGCGGTGCAACATACAATGTTGTATTCAATCCTACAAAAGAAGAAGGAATATGCGACGTTTGCAAATCCGCTGTTATTCAAAGAGCTGACGATGCTGCTGAAACAGTATTGAACAGACTTGAAACATATCATAAGCAAACACAACCACTTATCAATTATTACGAAAAAGCCGGCAAACTCAAAGTAGCTGAAGGCGCCGGAGAAGTTGAAGAAACATCAAGACGTGTAATGAAAGTTTTAGGTATTTAA
- the infA gene encoding translation initiation factor IF-1 encodes MAKDDVIEVEGTVIEALPNAMFQVELENGHKVLAHISGKLRMNFIRILPGDKVTLELSPYDLTRGRITWRAK; translated from the coding sequence TTGGCAAAAGATGATGTTATAGAGGTTGAAGGTACTGTTATTGAGGCATTGCCTAATGCTATGTTTCAGGTAGAGCTTGAGAATGGGCATAAGGTATTGGCACATATATCAGGTAAGCTCAGAATGAATTTTATAAGGATTCTTCCGGGTGATAAGGTAACCCTTGAATTGTCACCATACGACCTTACCAGAGGAAGAATAACTTGGAGAGCAAAATAA
- the map gene encoding type I methionyl aminopeptidase has product MFTIKSQSEIEKMKKSGEILYGALQLIKKNTVPGVTTKELDRIAEEYIKKNHATPSFKGYDVGVPGMVPFPGSICASVNEEVVHGIPSLKPLKDGDIISIDVGVHLNGYHADAARTFAVGNINAEAQRLIDETRQSFFEGLKQMVIGNHIRDISEAIQNHVESKGFSVVRDFVGHGIGRDLHEMPDIPNYVTKRRGPRLENGMTIAVEPMVNAGSYSVKVLENRWTVVTTDKSLSAHYENSVAITNDGPVILTRF; this is encoded by the coding sequence ATGTTTACTATAAAATCACAATCTGAAATTGAAAAGATGAAAAAATCTGGAGAGATTCTATATGGAGCTCTTCAACTAATAAAGAAAAATACTGTACCGGGTGTTACCACTAAGGAATTGGACAGAATTGCTGAAGAGTATATTAAAAAGAATCACGCAACACCTTCTTTTAAAGGATACGATGTTGGTGTTCCTGGAATGGTTCCTTTCCCCGGTAGTATATGTGCATCTGTCAATGAGGAAGTGGTTCATGGGATACCGAGTTTAAAGCCTTTAAAAGATGGCGATATTATCAGTATAGATGTTGGTGTTCATTTAAACGGATATCATGCAGATGCAGCAAGGACCTTTGCAGTGGGAAATATTAATGCTGAGGCACAAAGACTTATTGATGAAACGCGTCAGAGTTTCTTTGAAGGATTAAAACAAATGGTAATAGGCAATCACATAAGAGATATATCAGAAGCTATTCAAAATCATGTTGAGAGTAAGGGCTTTTCTGTGGTAAGAGATTTTGTAGGGCACGGTATTGGAAGAGATTTACATGAGATGCCGGATATACCGAATTATGTAACAAAGAGAAGAGGCCCGCGGCTTGAAAACGGAATGACAATAGCTGTCGAGCCAATGGTTAATGCAGGTAGCTATAGTGTAAAAGTTTTAGAAAACAGATGGACTGTTGTAACAACTGACAAATCGCTTTCTGCGCACTATGAAAATTCAGTAGCAATTACTAACGACGGACCGGTTATATTAACAAGGTTCTAA
- a CDS encoding KOW domain-containing RNA-binding protein — translation MNVVLGQVVLSKAGRDAGKIFVVTGLSEGSYVLISDGSTRRLENPKKKKLRHLIATNNVIEAIAQKISSGERCTNAEIRKALVEYNVPVDSKV, via the coding sequence TTGAATGTAGTCCTGGGACAGGTCGTACTTTCTAAAGCAGGGCGGGACGCAGGAAAAATATTTGTAGTGACAGGTTTGAGTGAGGGCAGTTATGTACTCATTAGTGACGGAAGCACCAGAAGGCTGGAGAATCCTAAGAAAAAGAAGTTGAGACACCTGATTGCTACAAACAATGTTATAGAAGCTATTGCACAGAAAATTTCTTCAGGAGAAAGATGCACAAATGCCGAGATAAGGAAGGCACTTGTTGAATATAATGTACCTGTTGACAGTAAAGTTTAG
- the rpmJ gene encoding 50S ribosomal protein L36 — protein sequence MKVKPSVKTICEKCKIIKRKGRVMVICENPKHKQKQG from the coding sequence ATGAAAGTAAAACCATCAGTTAAGACTATATGCGAAAAGTGCAAGATTATTAAAAGAAAAGGCAGAGTAATGGTTATCTGCGAAAACCCAAAGCATAAGCAAAAACAGGGTTAA
- a CDS encoding DNA-directed RNA polymerase subunit alpha — translation MIEIEKPRIECVSNSDDNTYGKFIVEPLERGYGITLGNSLRRILLSSLPGAAVNSIKIDGVLHEFSTVPGVVEDVTEIILNIKSLSLLIHGEGSKVIYIDANGEGPITAGDIITDQDVEILNPDLHIATLNGDHRFYMEMVISKGRGYVSADKNKQAGQPIGVVPVDSIYTPVKKVNYTVENTRVGQITDYDKLTLEVWTDGSINPDEAISLGAKILSEHLNLFVDLSDQAKHTEIMVEKEETKKEKVLEMTIEELDLSVRSYNCLKRAGINTVEDLTNRTEEDMMKVRNLGRKSLEEVLQKLQALGLFLAPSEE, via the coding sequence GTGATAGAAATAGAAAAGCCTAGAATTGAATGTGTATCAAATAGCGATGATAACACTTATGGCAAGTTTATAGTTGAGCCTTTGGAAAGAGGCTATGGTATTACCCTCGGTAATTCTTTGAGAAGAATATTACTTTCTTCTTTACCCGGTGCTGCTGTCAATTCAATAAAGATTGATGGAGTTTTGCATGAATTCTCCACAGTTCCAGGAGTAGTTGAAGACGTAACTGAGATAATACTGAATATCAAATCTCTTTCATTATTAATTCATGGCGAAGGATCAAAGGTTATTTACATTGATGCAAATGGAGAAGGGCCAATAACAGCCGGTGATATTATCACTGACCAGGACGTAGAAATACTTAATCCTGACCTTCATATTGCAACATTGAATGGCGATCATAGATTCTACATGGAGATGGTAATCAGTAAAGGCAGAGGATATGTTTCTGCTGATAAGAATAAACAGGCTGGTCAACCTATAGGTGTCGTTCCTGTTGATTCAATATATACTCCCGTCAAGAAAGTTAATTACACTGTTGAAAATACACGTGTTGGTCAGATTACTGATTATGATAAGCTGACTCTTGAAGTGTGGACTGACGGAAGTATTAATCCTGATGAGGCTATTAGTCTCGGAGCTAAAATACTTAGTGAGCATTTAAATCTATTTGTAGATTTGTCTGATCAAGCTAAGCATACTGAGATTATGGTTGAAAAAGAAGAAACCAAAAAAGAGAAAGTTCTTGAAATGACTATTGAAGAGCTTGATTTATCAGTTAGATCATATAACTGTTTAAAGAGAGCCGGAATCAATACTGTAGAGGATCTTACCAACAGAACCGAAGAGGATATGATGAAGGTAAGAAACCTTGGAAGAAAGTCTCTTGAAGAGGTTCTTCAAAAACTTCAGGCACTTGGATTGTTCTTAGCACCAAGTGAAGAATAA
- the rpsK gene encoding 30S ribosomal protein S11 — MATKTAGAKRTTRKRRERKNIERGAAHIRSSFNNTIVTLTDTAGNALSWASAGGLGFRGSRKSTPFAAQMAAETAAKAAMEHGLKTVEVYVKGPGAGREAAIRALQAAGLEVSLIKDVTPIPHNGCRPPKRRRV; from the coding sequence ATGGCAACGAAGACTGCTGGTGCTAAAAGAACTACCAGAAAAAGAAGAGAACGTAAAAACATTGAACGTGGAGCTGCTCATATCCGTTCATCTTTTAATAATACAATTGTTACCTTGACAGACACTGCCGGAAATGCACTATCATGGGCTAGTGCAGGCGGACTTGGTTTCAGAGGGTCAAGAAAGAGCACACCATTTGCTGCTCAAATGGCTGCTGAAACTGCTGCAAAAGCTGCAATGGAGCACGGACTTAAGACAGTTGAAGTATACGTAAAGGGACCTGGAGCAGGTAGAGAAGCAGCTATTAGAGCTTTGCAAGCTGCTGGACTTGAAGTAAGTCTTATAAAAGACGTTACACCAATTCCGCACAACGGCTGCAGACCACCTAAGCGCAGGAGAGTATAA
- the rpsM gene encoding 30S ribosomal protein S13 has protein sequence MARIAGVDLPREKRVEIGLTYIYGIGRPKSNEILVKTGVSPDTRVRDLTDDEINKIREVIDKEYKVEGDLRREIALNIKRLIEIGCYRGRRHRMGLPVRGQRTKTNARTRKGPSKPVSGKKK, from the coding sequence ATGGCACGTATTGCCGGAGTAGATTTGCCCAGAGAGAAAAGGGTAGAAATTGGTCTCACTTATATTTACGGTATTGGAAGACCTAAGTCTAACGAGATTCTTGTTAAGACTGGTGTTAGCCCTGATACTCGTGTTAGAGATCTGACTGATGATGAAATAAACAAAATCAGAGAAGTAATCGACAAAGAATACAAGGTTGAAGGTGACCTCAGAAGAGAAATCGCTTTAAACATCAAGCGTCTTATTGAAATCGGATGCTATAGAGGAAGAAGACATAGAATGGGTCTTCCTGTAAGAGGACAACGTACAAAGACAAATGCAAGGACTAGAAAAGGCCCTTCAAAGCCCGTTAGCGGCAAAAAGAAATAG